CGACAACGTCGCCTACGGGCTGCGCATCCAGGACAAGACCGACGATATCGACGCGGTCGTCGAGGAGTCCCTGAAGAAGGCCGCGCTGTGGGACGAGGTCAAGGACCGCCTCGACGACTCCGCGCTGGATCTCTCCGGGGGGCAACAACAGCGGCTCTGTATCGCCCGCGCGATCGCCGTCGACCCGGAGGTCGTCCTGATGGACGAACCCGCCTCCGCGCTCGATCCCATCGCCACCTCACAGATCGAGGACCTCATCGAGGAACTCGCGACGGAGTACACCGTCGTCATCGTCACCCACAACATGCAGCAGGCCGCCCGGATCTCGGATAAAACGGCCGTCTTCCTCACCGGCGGCGAACTCGTCGAGTTCGACGACACCGACAAGATCTTCGAGAACCCCGAGAGCCAGCGCGTTGAGGACTACATCACCGGCAAGTTCGGCTGATCGTCAGTCCGCGAGCGTCGCCTCCGTGTCGATGCCGTAGACCGCTTTCGGCGTCTCCACGCAGGCAGTTCTGACCGCGTCGTCCTGTCCGTTCTCCAAGAGCCACCGCACTCGTCGAGGGACCGTCTTCGGCCCCAGTACCGCACCCGGCCGTTCCGGATCGTCGATGTAGTCGGTCTCTAAGAAGAACGGATCGTCCTCCTCGATGGCCGTCTCGATCTCGTCTTTGTCCGCGAGCACCGACTTGGTCGGCCCGCGCAACCGCCCACCGGAGTAGTGTTTGACGACCTGGCGGCGGTCGAGTCCTTCTGCCTCCGCCCACTGTGCGACAGCCTCGAAGTCCTCGCCGCCCTCGGTGTGGAGCTGGATGGCGAACTCCCCGTCGGCCGCGAGCGCGAACCCGTGGCGCATCACCTCGTTCGAGGCCGCCCAGACGTCGTCGTCGACGTCGTAGTGCGGTCGGCCGGACTTGATCGCCAGGGCCGGGCCGTCGGTGACGTACTCGGCGGCCACGTCGAGTCCGGCCTGCATGATGTCCCGTGCCTCCTCGGGCGTGTATCCCTCGTCGACGAGCCGCGAGATCAGCGCCGGGTGGACGCCCAGGACCGGCCAGGCCCGCCCCGGGAGGACGTCCGTCGCGTCCGCGACCGCCTCGACGGTCAGGTCGAACGCCTCGCGGAACGTCCCCTCGTCGGTCGCGGCCTCGACCAGATGCCAGGAGGGTTTGTTCAACACGAGCAGGTGAGTCCCGCCGTGGTCGGCGAACTCCTCGGCAGCCTCGGTGTTGCGCCCCTGGACTGGATCGAGATGCAAGTGGTTGTCCAGAACCGGCGTCTCCTCGATCTCCATGTTCGGGGGTCGGACGGCCCCAGGTAAAACCTATTCGACGTCCCCGTCCAGCGAGAGGGCGTCCTGTGCGGCGTTCCGGAGGGCATCGGAGCGCCCGTGTTCGCCCGGTGCGACAGCCACAGTCCGAACGCCCTCTCGCGCGGCGGCTTCCATGACGGGCTTGAAATCCGTATCCCGGGAGGCGATCACCAACACGTCGATGCGATCGTCGACCGCCGCCGCCGTGGCGTCGACCGCGAGTCGCACGTCGACGTCGCCGCTCGTCGTGACGACCGCGAACCCCCGGGCCTCCCCGGCCTGGATGAGCCCCGGTGAGGCGTTCTCGTCGAGATAGAGTTGCGTCGTCACCAACGGCCCGTACGACTCCGCGAGGAGTCGCACGTCGTCTAAGTCCACGTCGAATTCGCTCCGGAGGACGTTGGGGCCGTCGACGAACAGCCCGACCCGTGTGCGCTCTTCGGCGGTGCCACGCAGTCGTCGCAACAGTCTCATACGGCTCTCTCCCGCGTGGGCTGATTTCAATGTGCTGTTTCGCCCTGCCGTCGATAAATCGGTATTCGCGATAGCAAACGCAGTTACCACCGGAAGACCGCGACGACAGTTGGTTCGAGCAGGAACGCAGGACGGCATAGAGACTACGACCCAGCAACCCGAACAGAGACGTTCTGTGTCCGCCAGTCACCCGTCGCCTCGCGGGTGTCGACACCGACAGCCTCGGGCGAATCGTTCGTCGTGACTGCGGTGTCCCGGATCGTCCAGGGACCCCGGGTCCCGAACGCGTAGACGCCGCGGATACCACCGCCGAGACGACTCCCTTCGATCGTCCAGGAACCGGTGGTCCGGCCGACGAAGACAGCGACACCGCTTCCCTGGACGTCGGCGTCGGTGATCGTCCACGCACCCGTCGCCTGCGGGGCCGTGATCCCGACGGGGCTGTCCCGGACGGTTACCGTCGTCGCTCGCCAATCGCCGTCCGATCGGATGGCTTTCAGCCCGCGTTCGGCGTCGCTGATCCTGCTATCGGTCACTGCCCAGTCGCCCGTCGCGCCGGTGGCATCGATTCCGTCGGTCTCCGCCTGCGTGACGACAGCGTCGCCGACCCGCCAGTCCCCAGTTGTCCGGGTCGCGTCGATCCCGTCACCGCCGGGCGCGTCGAACCGGCTGTCAGTGATCGTCCACTCGCCGCTCGACCGGGCGGCATACAGCGCGTCGTTAGTCGTGGCGGCGACAGTCGTGTTCGCGACCGTCCAGTCGCCGGTGGCGTTGCTGGCCTCGATCCCGACCGTCCCGCCGATCACGCTGACGTTCGTGACGGTCCAATCGCCGGCGGTCCCGTTGGCCCAGATACCGACCGTGTAGTGCCGGATCGTGAACCCACGGATCGTCGCGTCGGTCGAGTTCCCGAGGTTGACAGCCGTGCTGTTGGTGAACTGTCCGCCGTCGAGGACTGCACCGTCGGGTGCGACGAGCGTGACGGTATCGCTGACGGTCACGCGCTCGCGGTAGACACCGGGACGGACCTCGACGGTGTCACCGTCGTCGGCGACCGCGAGAGCACCACTGATCGTCCGGAACTCGCCGCCCCCGTCGGCCGCGACGACGTGTGTGTCGGTTTCGCTCGTCTGTGCTGTCGCGGGGCCGGCAGCGACGACGACCGAGAGGACGACGACCAGACAGAGGGCGAATTGTCGCAGTGACATAGCCGACTGTTCGGGCTCGACAGCCCTAAACCGTGTGTCGGCTCACCGTCACCGGTTTTCTATCGCGAAGAGCGGTTTATCCTTGACGACCATCGGGTTCGACTGTCCGCCGGACAGCGAACCGCAATACTGCGGGCCAACTTTCGGCGCTGATAACGACGCCGAGGAGTATATGTATCTCGCGCTGCTCCTACGTGTATTCGCAGTATGTCGGAGGAAGTCGATGTCCTGTACGTCCGGCCGTCGGACTGGGGGGCACCCACACTGTCGGTAGACGGGTTGGTAGTGGTTTCGTCGTCGGCAGCGGCGGTAGAACGTCTGTCCGAGGACTCTCCGGAGGTAATCGTCTGTGAACACGAACTCGACGGAGCCGAAACCGGCCTCGACGTCGTGGCTTCCCTCCGGCAGACGGACGCGTCCGTCCCTATCCTCTACTGTACGGACCGCCCGGACGGTCGTGTCGCAGCCGAGGCGACCCGCGCCGGCGCAACCGAGTACGTGCCGCGAAACGAGACTGACCTCGCCGAACGCATCGATGCGCACCGCATCGGCGACGACGAGAGCCAACCCCTGCCTGCGACGTTCGACGACTCGTTCGAGGCGATCGCCGGGAGCATCAACGACGCAGTCGTCACGATCGACGCCGACAGCCGGATCACCTACGCGAACGACTCGCTGATCGAGTTGACCGGCTACGACCGGGACGAACTGATCGGCGAACCGTTCGTGAAGCTCATCCCCGGTCATCTACAGCAGGCCCACGAAGACGGCCTCGACAGGTACGTCCGGACCGGGGAGCGAACGATCGACTGGGACTACCTGGAACTCCCCCTGGTCACCGCGTCAGGCGAGGAGTTGACCGTCGCCGTCTCCTTCGGCGACTTCGAACACAGCGACGACTGGTTCTGTACCGGCGTTCTCCGGGATATCTCGGACCGGAAAGAGCGTGAAGAGATCCTCGAAGAGACCAACAGACGCCTCGATCTCGCGCTCGACGGGACCGATACCGGCGTCTACGAGTGGAACCTCGGAACCGACGAGCTACTGTGGGACGATGCGACCGCTGCGCTGTTCGATACACCGTCTGAGACAGCGGGCGGGTCACTGGCCGAGTTCCTCGAACGCGTCCATCCCGACGACCGCCCGGGACTCCGCGAGGAGTTCCAGAAGGCACGCGAGGGGGGCGATCAGTTCGAATCGGAGTTCCGGGTCCACCTCGACGGCGAAAGTCGGTGGCTCTACACGAACGGCGTCATCGAGGAACGGGACGCCAAAGCGCCCCGGCTGGTCACCATCGCGACCGACATCACGGAACAGCGGGAGCGCGAGGCCGCGCTCAGAACGAACAACGAGTTCCTCCAGAAGCTCGCGCGACTGGCCGCAAACGACACGCTCACTCAGCAGGAGACGATCGAGCGTGTCCTCCGACTGGGTGCCGACCGGCTCGGCCTGTCGCTTGGCTACCTGAGCCGGATCGACGGGAACGACTACGAGATCCAGACCCTCGTCGGGGACCACGACATCGTCCGGGAAGGGGTC
Above is a window of Haloarcula halophila DNA encoding:
- the pstB gene encoding phosphate ABC transporter ATP-binding protein PstB, translating into MTQQDMASDTDGETDESGFVETEPGTGGLDETTRERPPSTATVIESRDLDVFYGETQALQAVDLAIPENRVTAMIGPSGCGKSTFLRCINRMNDLIDIARVEGELTFKGKNVYDSDVDPVALRRRIGMVFQHPNPFPKSIYDNVAYGLRIQDKTDDIDAVVEESLKKAALWDEVKDRLDDSALDLSGGQQQRLCIARAIAVDPEVVLMDEPASALDPIATSQIEDLIEELATEYTVVIVTHNMQQAARISDKTAVFLTGGELVEFDDTDKIFENPESQRVEDYITGKFG
- a CDS encoding TatD family hydrolase, whose amino-acid sequence is MEIEETPVLDNHLHLDPVQGRNTEAAEEFADHGGTHLLVLNKPSWHLVEAATDEGTFREAFDLTVEAVADATDVLPGRAWPVLGVHPALISRLVDEGYTPEEARDIMQAGLDVAAEYVTDGPALAIKSGRPHYDVDDDVWAASNEVMRHGFALAADGEFAIQLHTEGGEDFEAVAQWAEAEGLDRRQVVKHYSGGRLRGPTKSVLADKDEIETAIEEDDPFFLETDYIDDPERPGAVLGPKTVPRRVRWLLENGQDDAVRTACVETPKAVYGIDTEATLAD
- a CDS encoding NYN domain-containing protein, with protein sequence MRLLRRLRGTAEERTRVGLFVDGPNVLRSEFDVDLDDVRLLAESYGPLVTTQLYLDENASPGLIQAGEARGFAVVTTSGDVDVRLAVDATAAAVDDRIDVLVIASRDTDFKPVMEAAAREGVRTVAVAPGEHGRSDALRNAAQDALSLDGDVE
- a CDS encoding NosD domain-containing protein, coding for MSLRQFALCLVVVLSVVVAAGPATAQTSETDTHVVAADGGGEFRTISGALAVADDGDTVEVRPGVYRERVTVSDTVTLVAPDGAVLDGGQFTNSTAVNLGNSTDATIRGFTIRHYTVGIWANGTAGDWTVTNVSVIGGTVGIEASNATGDWTVANTTVAATTNDALYAARSSGEWTITDSRFDAPGGDGIDATRTTGDWRVGDAVVTQAETDGIDATGATGDWAVTDSRISDAERGLKAIRSDGDWRATTVTVRDSPVGITAPQATGAWTITDADVQGSGVAVFVGRTTGSWTIEGSRLGGGIRGVYAFGTRGPWTIRDTAVTTNDSPEAVGVDTREATGDWRTQNVSVRVAGS